The following proteins come from a genomic window of Zonotrichia leucophrys gambelii isolate GWCS_2022_RI chromosome 4, RI_Zleu_2.0, whole genome shotgun sequence:
- the PAIP2B gene encoding polyadenylate-binding protein-interacting protein 2B, whose product MNGSELGGSSASSPAAQAEPGGIGHPEQDKDPFAEYLWMEHEEDFDRQVEEELQEQEFLDRCFQEMLEEEERDWFIPARDLPQGMQPDSNGHGADDILSKSTLNPDAKEFVPGVKY is encoded by the exons ATGAATGGCTCCGAGCTGGGCGGCAGCTCGGCCTCCAGCCCCGCGGCCCAGGCGGAGCCGGGCGGGATCGGGCACCCGGAGCAGGACAAGGATCCCTTTGCCGAGTACCTGTGGATGGAGCACGAGGAGGACTTCGACCGCCag gtggaggaggagctgcaggagcaggaattcctggatcGCTGCttccaggagatgctggaggaggaggagcgggattGGTTCATCCCGGCGCGGGATCTCCCGCAGGGAATGCAGCCGGACAGCAACGGGCACGGCGCCGACGACATCCTG agcaAAAGCACCTTGAACCCGGACGCCAAGGAATTCGTTCCCGGAGTGAAATACTGA